A genomic window from Sporosarcina sp. Marseille-Q4063 includes:
- a CDS encoding MBL fold metallo-hydrolase, with the protein MKKKLIASFYIVIAAFILAGCTNSEATPLPAVETEDNTTDDTTLSKMIAHFIDVGQADATLLEFSDETDSYTMLIDTGNWNATDVVYYLHDEKITSIDIIAITHPHADHIGQLDKIINAFDVHEVWMNGQSAESDVFLRALDSIEDNGVDYYEPEVGEIFDVGPLEITILHPSSLSGSTNNNSLSMRMKYGNVAFLFTGDGEEQAERDMLASSTNLKADILHVGHHGSNTSTTEGFLSAVNPEIAIYSAGNENQYEHPHEEVVNRLNAHKVLLYGTNKHGTIRVETDGVNYTVQTDKDGTIPRDSSDAIEKSDAVSDSSCININEADDADIQNIVHIGAERAALLIKGRPYESIDDLKRINGIGPARINDIKEQNIACIGG; encoded by the coding sequence ATGAAGAAAAAATTAATCGCCTCATTTTATATAGTGATTGCGGCGTTTATATTAGCAGGTTGCACGAATAGCGAGGCTACTCCGCTGCCTGCAGTTGAAACTGAAGACAATACAACAGACGATACAACTCTATCAAAAATGATTGCCCACTTTATCGATGTGGGCCAAGCCGATGCGACACTGCTTGAGTTCAGTGACGAAACGGATTCATATACGATGCTGATTGATACGGGTAACTGGAACGCAACCGACGTCGTATACTATCTTCACGATGAAAAAATCACATCCATTGATATCATCGCAATCACCCATCCCCATGCCGATCATATCGGCCAGTTGGATAAAATAATCAATGCATTCGATGTTCACGAAGTGTGGATGAATGGCCAATCAGCGGAGTCGGATGTGTTTTTACGAGCTTTGGATTCAATTGAGGATAATGGGGTAGATTATTACGAACCGGAAGTCGGGGAGATTTTCGATGTAGGACCGCTGGAAATCACGATATTGCACCCAAGTTCTTTGTCCGGATCGACGAATAATAATTCGCTTTCCATGCGAATGAAATACGGGAATGTCGCTTTCTTATTTACGGGCGACGGCGAGGAACAAGCCGAGCGTGACATGTTAGCGAGCAGCACAAATTTAAAAGCTGATATCTTGCATGTTGGACACCACGGATCGAATACATCGACGACAGAAGGATTTTTAAGTGCCGTGAATCCGGAAATTGCAATCTATTCCGCTGGGAATGAAAATCAGTACGAACACCCTCACGAAGAAGTCGTGAATCGACTTAATGCACATAAGGTTTTGTTGTACGGCACGAATAAGCACGGAACGATTCGTGTTGAAACAGACGGCGTGAATTATACAGTTCAAACAGATAAAGACGGCACGATTCCAAGAGATTCATCAGATGCAATAGAGAAATCCGACGCCGTATCTGACAGTTCTTGCATCAATATTAACGAAGCGGATGATGCAGACATTCAGAACATTGTACATATCGGAGCTGAACGCGCGGCTTTATTAATCAAAGGCAGACCGTATGAATCAATCGATGATTTGAAACGCATTAACGGCATCGGACCTGCGCGAATTAATGATATTAAAGAACAAAACATTGCATGCATTGGAGGCTAA
- a CDS encoding DUF3006 domain-containing protein, producing MYSAYLDRFTDNHQALILVESLQKEFHVQTSSLPTGSNEGSWLLVEIQGDAVTSLQLDEKKTQDMKRDTQNRLERLKSKKLSRFKRG from the coding sequence ATGTATTCAGCATATCTTGACCGATTCACCGATAATCATCAGGCGCTCATCCTTGTTGAAAGCTTGCAAAAAGAATTCCATGTCCAAACCTCTTCACTCCCTACCGGAAGCAATGAAGGATCTTGGTTACTTGTTGAGATTCAAGGAGATGCAGTTACCTCACTTCAATTGGATGAAAAGAAGACGCAAGACATGAAGCGCGATACACAAAACAGATTGGAACGATTGAAATCGAAAAAGTTGAGTCGTTTCAAGCGCGGTTGA
- a CDS encoding redoxin family protein: MRWLVSLIFIALLSGCGTPYGDVIHINIDDLAPEFVLEDLDGDTVALKDSGQKVYVKYWASWCSICLAGLEELDSLAANETAFRVISIVNPGYKGEMSSEEFKEWYATLPYENITVLLDEDGVWAKEFGVIAYPTSYFISSYGELEETIIGHTSNKEISKIMKRLR; this comes from the coding sequence ATGCGATGGTTAGTTTCCTTAATTTTTATCGCCCTTCTTTCTGGTTGCGGCACACCCTACGGTGATGTGATTCATATCAATATTGACGATTTAGCCCCGGAGTTCGTGCTTGAGGATTTGGATGGGGATACAGTTGCGCTGAAGGATTCTGGGCAAAAAGTTTACGTAAAGTACTGGGCTTCCTGGTGTTCGATTTGTTTGGCTGGTCTAGAGGAGCTAGATTCATTGGCGGCAAATGAAACCGCCTTTCGAGTAATCAGCATTGTGAATCCTGGCTATAAAGGTGAAATGTCTTCTGAAGAATTCAAAGAATGGTATGCAACGTTGCCATACGAAAACATCACGGTCCTGCTCGATGAAGACGGCGTTTGGGCAAAAGAATTTGGCGTGATTGCTTATCCGACTTCTTATTTCATCAGCTCGTATGGAGAACTCGAGGAAACAATTATCGGACATACTTCCAACAAAGAGATCTCAAAAATCATGAAAAGACTAAGATAG